The Paraburkholderia bonniea genome includes a window with the following:
- a CDS encoding 2-isopropylmalate synthase, whose amino-acid sequence MADNKLIIFDTTLRDGEQSPGASMTKDEKIRIARQLERMKVDVIEAGFAASSNGDFDAIHTIASIIKDSTLCSLARANDKDIQRAADALKPAGQFRIHTFIATSALHMEKKLRMSPEQVLEQAKLAVRFARKFTDDIEFSPEDGSRSDMDFLCRVLEGVIAEGATTINITDTVGYGVPELYGNLVKTLRERVPNSHKAVFSVHCHNDLGMAVANSLAGVQIGGARQVECTINGLGERAGNTSLEEIVMAVKTRRDYFGLDIGLDTTHIVPASKLVSQITGFVVQPNKAVVGANAFAHASGIHQDGVLKARDTYEIMRAEDVGWSANKIVLGKLSGRNAFRQRLQELGVALESEGDLNAAFARFKELADRKAEIFDEDILSIVSEESAEAQEREHYKFVSLAQHSETGELPHARMVFSVEGKEVTGEGRGNGPVDATFNAIESEVGSGSELLLYSVNAITTGTQAQGEVTVRLSKCGRIVNGIGTDPDIIAASAKAYLSALNRLHSHAEKLNPQRS is encoded by the coding sequence ATGGCCGACAACAAACTGATCATATTTGACACAACATTGCGTGACGGCGAGCAATCGCCTGGCGCATCCATGACAAAAGACGAAAAAATCCGGATCGCGCGACAGCTCGAACGGATGAAAGTCGATGTGATCGAAGCCGGTTTCGCGGCCAGCTCCAATGGCGATTTCGATGCGATTCACACGATTGCTTCGATCATTAAAGACAGTACGTTGTGCTCCCTCGCCCGCGCTAATGACAAAGACATCCAGCGCGCGGCTGACGCGTTGAAGCCCGCTGGCCAGTTCCGCATTCATACGTTTATTGCGACGTCCGCGCTGCATATGGAAAAGAAGTTGCGCATGTCGCCCGAGCAGGTGCTGGAACAGGCGAAGCTCGCCGTGCGGTTTGCCCGCAAATTTACCGACGATATTGAGTTCTCGCCAGAAGACGGCAGCCGCTCAGACATGGACTTTTTGTGCCGGGTGCTGGAGGGCGTAATCGCTGAAGGCGCGACCACCATCAACATCACCGATACGGTGGGCTATGGCGTGCCGGAGCTGTATGGCAACCTGGTGAAGACTTTGCGTGAACGTGTGCCGAATTCGCACAAGGCGGTGTTTTCGGTGCATTGCCATAACGACTTGGGCATGGCTGTGGCGAACTCGCTGGCTGGTGTGCAGATTGGCGGGGCGCGTCAGGTTGAGTGCACGATCAATGGCTTGGGTGAGCGCGCGGGCAATACCTCGCTTGAAGAAATCGTGATGGCGGTGAAAACTCGCCGTGATTATTTCGGCCTCGATATCGGGCTTGATACGACGCATATCGTGCCGGCTTCGAAGCTCGTGTCGCAAATCACGGGTTTTGTAGTGCAGCCTAACAAGGCAGTGGTCGGAGCTAATGCGTTTGCGCACGCGTCAGGGATTCACCAGGATGGCGTGCTGAAAGCGCGCGACACCTACGAAATTATGCGAGCCGAAGATGTCGGCTGGAGTGCGAACAAAATTGTGCTGGGCAAACTCTCGGGCCGCAATGCTTTCCGTCAGCGCTTGCAAGAGCTGGGCGTCGCGCTGGAAAGCGAAGGCGATCTCAATGCCGCATTTGCGCGCTTCAAGGAACTGGCTGATCGCAAGGCTGAAATTTTCGACGAAGACATTCTTTCAATCGTGTCGGAAGAATCAGCCGAAGCGCAGGAGCGGGAGCATTACAAGTTCGTCTCGCTGGCACAGCATTCTGAAACTGGCGAACTGCCGCACGCTCGCATGGTGTTTTCGGTCGAGGGCAAAGAGGTGACCGGCGAAGGGCGCGGCAATGGCCCGGTTGATGCCACTTTCAATGCGATTGAATCCGAAGTGGGCAGTGGCTCGGAATTGCTGCTGTATTCGGTGAATGCGATTACAACCGGCACTCAGGCACAGGGCGAAGTCACAGTGCGGCTGTCGAAGTGTGGGCGCATCGTGAACGGCATCGGCACCGACCCGGATATTATTGCGGCATCGGCCAAGGCTTATCTGTCTGCGTTGAACCGGTTGCATTCCCACGCGGAAAAATTAAATCCTCAGCGTTCCTGA
- a CDS encoding phosphatidylserine decarboxylase produces MNYPHPIIAREGWPFIGVAAVIALLVHAVAGFGVAWLFWLLLAFVVQFFRDPPRPIPTQANAILSPADGRIVAVETTHDPYANREALKISVFMNVFNVHSQRSPVDGAISKIEYFPGAYLNAAVDKASLENERNAVVIEMADGTVVTSVQIAGLIARRILCYVRSGEPLTRGQRYGFIRFGSRVDVYLPVGSRPRVSIGEKVSASSTILAEL; encoded by the coding sequence ATGAATTATCCTCATCCGATTATCGCGCGCGAAGGCTGGCCGTTCATTGGTGTCGCAGCTGTTATCGCCTTGCTGGTTCATGCTGTTGCGGGGTTCGGCGTGGCATGGCTGTTCTGGTTGCTGCTCGCGTTCGTCGTTCAGTTTTTTCGTGATCCTCCGCGTCCGATTCCCACTCAGGCGAATGCCATCCTGAGCCCCGCTGACGGCCGCATCGTCGCCGTCGAAACTACCCACGATCCTTATGCCAACCGTGAAGCGCTCAAGATCAGCGTGTTCATGAACGTGTTCAATGTTCATTCGCAACGCTCACCGGTGGATGGCGCGATTTCGAAGATTGAGTATTTTCCGGGTGCGTATCTGAATGCAGCGGTTGATAAAGCCTCGCTCGAAAACGAACGCAATGCGGTTGTGATCGAAATGGCGGATGGCACTGTCGTAACTTCCGTGCAGATTGCTGGGCTGATCGCTCGCCGAATTCTTTGCTATGTGCGCTCGGGTGAACCGCTCACGCGCGGACAACGTTATGGCTTTATCCGTTTCGGTTCGCGTGTCGATGTGTATTTGCCGGTAGGCAGCCGTCCACGTGTGTCGATTGGCGAGAAGGTTTCCGCTTCGTCCACCATTCTTGCTGAACTGTAA
- a CDS encoding NAD(P)H-quinone oxidoreductase: protein MKVIEITEFGAPDVLQLAERPVPMPKAGEVLIKVTASGVNRPDVFQRKGAYAPPPGASDLPGLEVAGEIVGGAIEAEAPNPFGLKIGDRVCALLTGGGYAEYAVAPLAQCLPVPEGLSAIEAASLPETFFTVWSNVFDRAQLGAGEGGANEVLLVQGGSSGIGVTAIQIARALGFRVFATAGSDDKCRACEQLGAERGINYRTEDFVEVVKTLTNGRGVDVILDMVAGSYVPRELTALADGGRLVLIALLGGAKAELNLNEILRRRLTVTGSTLRPRPVAFKASIAAQLKARVWPCLEDGRIKPVVHRVFPAAQAADAHALMESSTHVGKIVLAWGDPV, encoded by the coding sequence ATGAAAGTGATTGAAATTACCGAGTTTGGTGCGCCGGATGTATTGCAACTGGCCGAACGTCCAGTGCCAATGCCTAAAGCGGGCGAAGTATTAATCAAGGTGACCGCATCAGGGGTCAACCGTCCGGATGTATTTCAGCGCAAGGGCGCTTATGCGCCGCCGCCGGGGGCATCTGATCTGCCGGGGCTGGAAGTTGCCGGTGAAATCGTCGGTGGCGCAATAGAAGCAGAAGCGCCGAATCCATTCGGCCTAAAGATTGGAGATCGCGTTTGTGCGTTGCTCACAGGTGGCGGCTATGCGGAGTACGCGGTGGCACCGCTAGCACAGTGCTTGCCCGTGCCGGAAGGCTTGAGCGCGATTGAAGCGGCATCGCTGCCGGAGACCTTTTTTACTGTTTGGAGCAATGTGTTCGACCGAGCCCAACTGGGCGCGGGGGAAGGCGGTGCGAACGAGGTTCTGCTGGTGCAGGGAGGGTCAAGTGGCATTGGCGTGACGGCTATCCAGATTGCTCGGGCACTGGGTTTCCGGGTGTTTGCTACGGCGGGATCTGATGATAAGTGCCGTGCGTGCGAGCAATTGGGGGCTGAGCGCGGGATTAACTATAGAACCGAAGATTTTGTCGAAGTGGTCAAGACGCTGACGAATGGCCGTGGTGTCGATGTGATTCTGGATATGGTGGCAGGCAGTTATGTGCCGCGTGAATTGACGGCATTGGCTGACGGAGGCCGCCTGGTGCTGATCGCGCTACTCGGTGGCGCGAAGGCGGAATTGAATCTGAACGAGATTTTGCGTCGTCGTTTGACGGTGACGGGGTCCACGCTGCGTCCTCGTCCGGTAGCGTTCAAAGCCAGTATCGCCGCGCAACTGAAGGCGCGGGTGTGGCCGTGTCTGGAAGATGGGCGGATCAAGCCGGTGGTGCACCGCGTGTTCCCGGCGGCACAGGCGGCTGATGCGCATGCATTAATGGAAAGCAGCACGCATGTCGGCAAGATTGTTTTGGCCTGGGGCGATCCAGTTTGA
- a CDS encoding branched-chain amino acid ABC transporter substrate-binding protein, translated as MTMRWRYGVMAAVVVLSTLSLRAAQAVSAVPGKPIQLAMIEGLSGPFANAGNAMQRSLRFGIERVNARGGVKLADGVHPLELVTLDSKGSAEEALVQLRAAADRHIGFILQGNSSAVAMALLGAIDRQNAREPARRMLFLNYSAADPALTNDMCSFWHFRFDAHAGMRTDALADVIQRDQSIKRVYLLNQAYSFGRDVSTLTRTALASHRPDIAIVGDEFHPVGRVKDFTPYIAKIRASGADAVVTGNWGSDLTLLVKAAREQGLTARFYTFYGNSLGAPAALGDAGVKRVLAVAEWHPNVDGKASAAWYGAFRQRFPAASDDYPVLRLDVLVQMLATALERAGSAQPEAVARALEGMKFDNGFHVSWMRASDHQLMQPLYVMEMDRRGTPSVRFDNEGSGYGFRTVLALTAEQSALPTTCRMKRP; from the coding sequence ATGACGATGAGATGGCGCTACGGAGTGATGGCCGCGGTAGTGGTGCTGTCCACGTTGTCCTTACGTGCGGCGCAGGCGGTTAGCGCAGTGCCTGGCAAGCCGATTCAGTTGGCGATGATTGAAGGGTTGTCGGGCCCGTTTGCCAATGCCGGTAACGCGATGCAACGCAGCCTGCGTTTTGGTATCGAGCGCGTGAATGCTCGCGGCGGTGTGAAGCTGGCGGATGGCGTGCATCCCCTTGAACTGGTGACGCTGGACAGCAAAGGCAGCGCGGAGGAAGCGCTGGTGCAACTCCGGGCCGCCGCCGACCGGCATATTGGCTTCATCTTGCAGGGCAATAGCTCGGCTGTTGCGATGGCGCTGCTGGGTGCCATTGACCGGCAAAACGCCCGCGAACCCGCCCGGCGCATGCTGTTTCTGAATTATTCAGCGGCAGATCCGGCACTGACAAACGATATGTGCAGTTTCTGGCATTTCCGTTTTGACGCGCATGCCGGAATGCGCACGGATGCGCTGGCAGATGTGATTCAGCGCGACCAGTCGATCAAACGGGTTTATCTACTGAACCAGGCCTATAGTTTTGGCCGCGATGTTAGTACGCTCACGCGCACTGCGCTGGCAAGCCACCGGCCTGATATTGCGATTGTGGGTGATGAGTTTCATCCGGTCGGCCGGGTCAAGGATTTCACGCCTTATATTGCGAAGATCCGCGCGAGTGGCGCAGATGCGGTAGTTACGGGCAACTGGGGCAGCGATCTGACTCTTCTGGTCAAGGCAGCGCGGGAACAGGGTTTGACTGCCCGCTTCTACACTTTTTATGGAAATAGCCTTGGTGCGCCAGCGGCATTAGGTGATGCGGGCGTGAAACGTGTGCTCGCGGTCGCTGAATGGCATCCGAATGTTGACGGCAAGGCATCGGCGGCGTGGTATGGGGCTTTTCGCCAGCGCTTTCCTGCTGCCTCAGATGATTACCCGGTGCTGCGGCTTGATGTGCTGGTGCAGATGCTGGCCACCGCGCTGGAACGGGCGGGTAGTGCCCAGCCTGAAGCCGTAGCCCGGGCGCTGGAAGGTATGAAGTTTGATAACGGCTTTCATGTCTCCTGGATGCGCGCTAGCGATCACCAATTGATGCAACCCCTTTATGTGATGGAGATGGACCGGCGCGGCACGCCTAGCGTGCGTTTTGATAATGAAGGGTCGGGTTACGGCTTTCGTACGGTTCTGGCGCTTACTGCAGAGCAAAGCGCGCTGCCTACTACCTGCCGCATGAAACGCCCTTGA
- the rpsO gene encoding 30S ribosomal protein S15: MSAVETKKSDVVAQFARAANDTGSPEVQVALLTTRINELTVHFKAHTKDHHSRRGLLRMVSRRRKLLDYLKGKDADRYRALIEKLGLRK; encoded by the coding sequence ATGTCAGCTGTTGAAACCAAAAAATCTGACGTTGTTGCGCAATTTGCTCGCGCAGCTAACGACACCGGATCTCCCGAAGTACAGGTCGCGTTGCTCACGACCCGTATCAACGAACTCACCGTCCACTTCAAAGCTCACACGAAAGATCACCATAGCCGCCGCGGCCTGCTGCGCATGGTGAGCCGTCGTCGCAAGCTGCTCGACTATCTGAAGGGTAAGGACGCTGATCGTTATCGCGCACTGATCGAGAAGTTGGGTCTGCGTAAGTAA
- the pnp gene encoding polyribonucleotide nucleotidyltransferase, with the protein MSMFNKVVKEFKWGQQTVRLETGEIARQASGAVLVDIDGTVVLATVVGARTAKPGQDFFPLTVDYLEKTYSAGKIPGGFFRREGRPSEGETLTSRLIDRPLRPLFPEGFYNEVQVVIHVMSINPEVPADIPALIGASAALAVSGLPFNGPVGAARVAYINNEYVLNPTRAQIKTSRLDLVVAGTERAVLMVESEADQLPEDVMLGAVVFGHEQMQTAIDAIHELVREGGKPEWDWQPAAKNEVLISRVSALAEADLLAAYQMRDKQARSAKLKEVYAATSARLEEEAAAAGTAAADKATVGNVLFDIEARIVRSQILSGEPRIDGRDTRTVRPIEIRTGVLPRTHGSVLFTRGETQALVVATLGTRGDEQIIDALEGEYRDRFMLHYNMPPFATGETGRVGSPKRREIGHGRLAKRSLLPCLPSAEEFGYSIRVVSEITESNGSSSMASVCGGCLALMDAGVPMKAHVAGIAMGLILEGNKFAVLTDILGDEDHLGDMDFKVAGTAAGVTALQMDIKIQGITKEIMQVALAQAKEGRMHILEKMTSAVAGANTQLSEFAPRMITVKINPEKIRDVIGKGGSVIRALTEETGTTIDISEDGLVTIASTSSEGMAEAKRRIEAITMDVEVGKVYEGTVLKLLDFGAIVNILPGKDGLLHISEIANERIKDLNDYLKEGQRVKVKVIQTDEKGRVRLSAKALINDAAAGIAPAEPAPQQ; encoded by the coding sequence ATGTCAATGTTCAACAAGGTCGTTAAAGAATTTAAATGGGGGCAGCAAACTGTTCGTCTCGAAACGGGTGAAATCGCCCGTCAGGCAAGTGGTGCTGTGCTGGTTGATATCGACGGCACCGTGGTGCTGGCGACCGTGGTTGGCGCGCGGACCGCGAAGCCGGGTCAGGATTTTTTCCCCCTGACAGTCGATTACCTCGAGAAAACCTATTCGGCTGGCAAGATTCCTGGTGGTTTTTTTCGCCGTGAAGGCCGCCCTTCGGAAGGTGAAACGCTTACCTCCCGTCTGATTGATCGTCCGTTGCGTCCGCTGTTTCCTGAAGGCTTCTATAACGAAGTTCAGGTGGTGATTCACGTGATGTCGATCAACCCGGAAGTGCCGGCTGACATCCCTGCGCTGATCGGCGCGTCTGCGGCACTCGCAGTTTCTGGCTTGCCGTTCAATGGCCCGGTTGGCGCCGCGCGCGTGGCCTATATCAATAACGAGTACGTGCTGAACCCGACACGGGCGCAGATCAAGACATCACGTCTTGATCTCGTGGTGGCTGGAACAGAGCGTGCGGTGCTGATGGTCGAATCAGAAGCCGACCAACTGCCGGAAGACGTGATGCTGGGCGCGGTGGTGTTCGGTCATGAGCAGATGCAAACGGCGATTGATGCAATTCATGAGCTGGTCCGCGAAGGCGGCAAGCCGGAGTGGGACTGGCAGCCTGCAGCGAAAAACGAAGTATTGATTTCGCGTGTGAGCGCCCTGGCTGAAGCGGATCTGCTTGCTGCCTATCAAATGCGCGACAAGCAGGCTCGTTCAGCGAAGCTGAAAGAAGTTTATGCCGCAACGTCGGCGCGGCTTGAAGAAGAAGCGGCCGCTGCGGGCACAGCGGCGGCTGATAAAGCCACTGTTGGCAATGTGTTGTTCGATATCGAAGCCCGGATCGTGCGCAGCCAGATCCTGAGCGGTGAGCCGCGTATTGACGGACGTGATACCCGCACGGTGCGTCCAATTGAAATTCGCACAGGCGTGTTGCCGCGTACTCATGGCTCAGTGCTTTTCACCCGCGGTGAAACGCAAGCGCTGGTAGTGGCCACACTCGGAACGCGTGGCGATGAGCAAATCATCGATGCGCTGGAAGGTGAGTACCGCGACCGCTTCATGCTGCACTACAACATGCCGCCGTTCGCCACAGGAGAAACAGGCCGCGTGGGTTCGCCCAAGCGCCGGGAAATCGGCCATGGCCGCCTTGCCAAGCGCTCGTTGCTGCCGTGCTTGCCTAGTGCGGAAGAATTTGGTTACTCGATTCGCGTCGTGTCGGAAATTACCGAGTCGAACGGTTCGTCATCTATGGCTTCCGTATGCGGTGGCTGTCTTGCATTGATGGATGCCGGCGTGCCGATGAAGGCTCACGTTGCAGGCATCGCAATGGGGTTGATTCTCGAGGGCAACAAATTTGCGGTGCTGACCGATATTCTTGGCGACGAAGATCACCTTGGCGACATGGATTTCAAGGTGGCGGGTACGGCTGCTGGCGTGACCGCGCTGCAAATGGACATCAAGATCCAGGGCATCACGAAGGAAATCATGCAAGTCGCACTGGCGCAGGCGAAAGAAGGCCGCATGCATATTCTGGAGAAGATGACTTCGGCGGTGGCTGGCGCGAATACGCAGTTGTCGGAATTCGCTCCACGCATGATTACCGTGAAGATCAATCCGGAGAAAATCCGTGACGTGATCGGCAAGGGTGGCTCAGTGATTCGCGCATTGACTGAAGAAACTGGCACGACGATTGATATTTCAGAAGATGGTCTGGTGACGATTGCCAGCACCAGCAGCGAAGGCATGGCCGAAGCCAAGCGCCGTATCGAAGCCATTACGATGGATGTCGAAGTGGGCAAGGTTTATGAAGGAACCGTGCTTAAGCTGCTGGATTTCGGTGCGATCGTGAATATCTTGCCGGGCAAGGATGGCCTGTTGCACATCTCCGAAATCGCTAACGAGCGCATCAAGGATCTGAATGACTATTTGAAGGAAGGCCAGCGGGTCAAGGTCAAGGTTATTCAGACGGATGAGAAGGGTCGTGTCCGTTTGTCAGCGAAAGCGCTGATCAACGACGCTGCTGCCGGTATTGCACCAGCCGAACCAGCGCCGCAACAGTAA
- the ilvC gene encoding ketol-acid reductoisomerase produces the protein MKVFYDKDADLSLIKGKQVTIIGYGSQGHAHALNLKESGVNVTVGLRKGGASWSKAENAGLPVKEVAEAVKGADVVMLLLPDEQIADVYKNDVHASIKQGAALAFAHGFNVHYGQVIPRADLDVIMIAPKAPGHTVRGTYAQGGGVPHLIAVAQDKSGAARDIALSYAAANGGGRAGIIETNFREETETDLFGEQAVLCGGTVDLIKAGFETLVEAGYAPEMAYFECLHELKLIVDLIYEGGIANMNYSISNNAEYGEYVTGPRIITDETKKTMKKVLEDIQTGEYAKSFILENRAGAPTLQSRRRLTSEHQIEQVGAKLRAMMPWIAKNKLVDQSKN, from the coding sequence ATGAAAGTTTTCTATGACAAGGACGCCGATCTCTCCCTCATCAAGGGCAAGCAGGTCACGATCATCGGTTATGGCTCGCAAGGTCATGCCCACGCCCTCAACCTGAAAGAAAGCGGCGTGAACGTCACGGTCGGCTTGCGCAAGGGCGGTGCTTCATGGAGCAAGGCTGAAAATGCTGGCCTGCCGGTCAAGGAAGTGGCTGAAGCAGTGAAGGGCGCGGACGTTGTGATGCTGCTGTTGCCTGACGAGCAGATCGCTGACGTTTACAAGAACGACGTCCATGCCAGCATCAAGCAAGGCGCAGCACTGGCTTTCGCTCATGGTTTCAACGTGCATTACGGCCAGGTGATCCCACGCGCGGATCTGGACGTCATCATGATCGCGCCGAAGGCCCCAGGCCACACCGTGCGCGGTACTTATGCGCAAGGTGGCGGCGTGCCGCACCTGATCGCGGTGGCGCAGGACAAATCGGGCGCAGCGCGTGATATCGCGTTGTCGTATGCCGCAGCAAACGGCGGTGGCCGCGCTGGCATCATCGAAACCAACTTCCGCGAAGAAACCGAAACCGACTTGTTCGGTGAGCAGGCCGTGTTGTGCGGCGGCACGGTTGACCTCATCAAGGCGGGTTTTGAAACTCTGGTGGAAGCCGGTTACGCCCCTGAAATGGCATATTTCGAGTGTCTGCACGAACTGAAGCTGATCGTCGACCTGATTTATGAAGGCGGTATCGCCAACATGAATTACTCGATTTCGAACAACGCTGAATACGGCGAATACGTGACGGGCCCGCGCATCATCACGGACGAAACCAAAAAAACGATGAAGAAGGTCCTGGAAGACATCCAGACAGGCGAATACGCGAAGAGCTTCATTCTCGAAAACCGTGCTGGCGCACCGACGCTGCAATCGCGCCGCCGCCTCACGTCTGAGCATCAGATTGAGCAGGTTGGTGCAAAACTGCGCGCAATGATGCCGTGGATTGCTAAAAACAAGCTGGTCGATCAATCAAAGAACTAA
- the ilvN gene encoding acetolactate synthase small subunit has product MRHIISVLLENEPGALSRVVGLFSARGYNIETLTVAPTEDHSLSRMTIVSIGSDDVIEQITKHLNRLIEVVKVVDLTEGAHTERELMLIKVRAIGKEREEMKRMADIFRGRIIDVTEKTYTIELTGASNKLDAFIEGLEATAILETVRTGSSGIGRGERILKV; this is encoded by the coding sequence ATGAGACACATTATTTCCGTTCTGCTGGAAAACGAGCCGGGCGCGCTGTCGCGCGTCGTTGGGCTGTTTTCGGCACGCGGCTACAACATTGAAACCTTGACGGTGGCACCAACCGAAGATCATTCGTTGTCACGGATGACCATCGTGTCAATTGGCTCGGACGACGTGATCGAACAGATCACCAAACATTTGAACCGCCTGATTGAGGTGGTGAAAGTGGTTGATCTGACCGAAGGCGCTCACACCGAACGCGAGCTGATGCTGATTAAGGTCAGGGCAATTGGCAAAGAGCGTGAAGAGATGAAGCGCATGGCGGATATTTTCCGGGGCCGCATCATTGACGTCACCGAAAAGACCTACACGATTGAGCTAACAGGGGCTAGCAACAAGCTTGATGCGTTTATTGAAGGGCTTGAGGCCACCGCGATTCTTGAAACTGTCCGCACGGGCAGTTCAGGCATCGGGCGCGGCGAGCGCATTCTGAAGGTGTAA
- the pssA gene encoding CDP-diacylglycerol--serine O-phosphatidyltransferase → MAALKPRRPRNSHAPLPRSFRRNKPAVQDPGGESRRAARQQMLRKRGIYLLPNAFTTAALFCGFFAVVQAMNVRFEIAAIAIFVAMVLDGMDGRVARMTNTQSAFGEQFDSLSDMVSFGVAPALVMYEWILKDLGRWGWLAAFVYCSGAALRLARFNTNIGVVDKRFFQGMPSPAAAALIAGFVWLATDNRVPLKLVWLPWVAFALTIYAGVTMVSNAPFYSGKALDVRHRVPFAAILLVVVAFVLVSSDPPLMLFGLFVLYGFSGYVFWAYQAVRGRANPARSVQRLS, encoded by the coding sequence ATGGCCGCACTTAAACCGCGTCGCCCGCGCAATAGCCATGCGCCGTTGCCCCGTTCTTTCCGGCGCAACAAACCAGCGGTGCAAGATCCTGGCGGAGAAAGCCGCCGCGCCGCGCGGCAGCAGATGTTGCGCAAGCGCGGGATTTATCTGTTGCCGAATGCCTTCACCACGGCGGCGTTGTTTTGCGGTTTTTTCGCTGTGGTCCAGGCGATGAATGTGCGTTTTGAAATTGCAGCCATCGCAATTTTTGTCGCCATGGTGCTGGACGGCATGGATGGCCGGGTGGCACGTATGACCAATACCCAAAGCGCGTTTGGTGAGCAGTTCGATAGCTTGTCGGACATGGTTTCGTTTGGTGTGGCACCTGCGCTTGTGATGTACGAGTGGATTTTGAAAGATCTTGGCCGCTGGGGCTGGCTGGCAGCGTTTGTTTACTGCTCGGGGGCTGCGCTACGGCTGGCGCGCTTCAATACGAACATCGGCGTGGTCGACAAACGTTTCTTTCAGGGCATGCCGAGCCCGGCTGCTGCTGCGCTGATTGCCGGTTTTGTCTGGCTCGCAACCGATAACCGGGTGCCACTGAAACTGGTCTGGTTGCCATGGGTGGCGTTTGCATTGACCATCTACGCGGGTGTCACGATGGTTTCAAACGCTCCGTTTTATAGCGGCAAGGCTCTGGATGTGCGGCATCGCGTGCCGTTCGCGGCGATTTTGCTGGTAGTGGTGGCGTTCGTGCTGGTGTCATCCGATCCTCCGCTGATGCTGTTTGGCCTGTTCGTGCTGTATGGTTTTTCGGGCTACGTTTTCTGGGCTTATCAGGCGGTGCGTGGACGGGCCAATCCGGCGCGCTCGGTGCAGCGGTTGTCCTGA